A region from the Bactrocera dorsalis isolate Fly_Bdor chromosome 1, ASM2337382v1, whole genome shotgun sequence genome encodes:
- the LOC105232370 gene encoding uncharacterized protein LOC105232370 isoform X1 has protein sequence MKGEQKQISDDELNTTARPPKKTNAEFQKAHRKRQKIKKIENKRERTAKPPNTNAEFQKAYRERQKIKEIENKRERTAKPPNTNAEFQKAYRERQKIKKIENKRERIAKPPNTNAEFQKAYRERQKIKEIENKRERIAKPPNTNAEFQKAYRERQKIKEIENKRERTAKPPNTNAEFQKAYRERQKIKEIENKRERTAKPPNTNAEFQKAYRERQKIKEIENKRERTAKPPNTNAEFQKAYRERQKIKEIENKRERIAKPPNTNAEFQKAYRERQKIKEIENKRERYNTKLSMCMYQRPARLRTAKPPNTNAEFQKAYRERQKIKEIENKRERTAKPPNTNAEFQKKAYRGRQKIKNKKIENKRERMHDTVNLPPQIQPSSQRSVINLSFQAPYEQHTECSKPNAILQRLINIPGDGNCLFYSLIEVLRLRITPSELRKQLLESRYFHICQNPNNARCILVSESKYGDLDCISIFSREYNQNICVHFQFFDTNTSQEKLWFCYFIVNDTQNFIHLHLRNQHFTPYIDVQEMIINNRISPLNLENNTAAEENSEASGIEFDDENDMIEMEFLENHVTIPVYTNYYQHSSSHLDFFTSFKNNTFEHSCAVCDRLWWMEDLSETSSIHKNILQKILPNYVCGRNVDICSTCKAALNKEKVPSMATYNGFSYPKIPSHLPKLNLVEQRLISPRIPFMQIRRLRHVHGQYGIYGQIINVPIEVNTMVSHLPRNINDDHCVYVHLKKKLIYKSSYVHGLINLNSIKKWLTYLVKTPLYIYHNITIDNTFLNNNNNNEAAPELVLDDVSEHVPIEDNLTAQQQTLMWNEDLHLHMAPGEKSIPVSVLIDEHAEELSFPTIYGGQFRNYREDIHVTEFMQATSEIRRTDRRATDPQHLLYLAAKIMRLRVSQSVRIAFKHVGYDNKITKENVQSEEYINNCIESNLAFLRCIPNSAWFWSDRKKDLFAMIRQLGAPTVFMTVSANEMGWTDLLKLLYKLKNNGADISNELLGEMSYIDKATLVNEDAVTCAVYFNKLVDCLLKIFQSKKRSPFGKHRVNNYFKRIEFQHRGSPHAHILLWLDNIPGDLLDNNKEFIQIIDELISVSELEASGNIKLQTHKHTYTCYKKMDPNRKENCRFGAPFMPSRNTITLLPMKDTDQNFSEEKFKEYKNHYKLLRSNLESFEYTDFDHFYIDNHIESDEHYYNIIRAGINRPRLFYRRTPSEKWYNSFNPFVLHHLKSNMDFQMILDEYSCAAYVVEYVNKHNRGISDLQRQILQVMDENPEFDLVDITKKLSVDVLHAVEMSAQEAAWYLLRQPMAKSSVVTVYIPTIYPTERHRIRKTMKELEALQDDCTNIWKENWFDKYEKRPDDLDNVTLAQFVANYYINNKGEYVKRKIPKVIRYRNYDMTNNFNDYRREMVLLHIPFKSENNDVLADNKYIQIFEDNKDLILKRRKEFESNLDMEKTLEICRQLCREKEDEDADGEDEQEHANIVFENDPYALIAQYPDSTINADLQNAALSKLGAVAKQRENLMDTQHFCELMRSANTKQKDLLMNIIHHLLTPNQVPFQIFFTGPAGSGKTFVIKLIMEIYNRFTDNDGYCNAYITCASTGKAAVAINGTTVHTALKIPISKMLPLSFETLHLYRSLFRYVKVLIIDEVSMISAELLGKIDMRLKQITGRGKADFGGIDVILIGDLRQAPPVRATAIYKPVKTNIFGPYLWRTLKYYQLTEVVRQTNVQFSNILTKIGNGDPLDEDEFQIIESRFFTKEDAERLCPHGVRLFHENVRVDAYNNYVLQKFEEKVISTADDVIIGSKSREQETNCRQKLHKKNLNEVGGLPYQITFVKSMYYLITKNFRDCR, from the exons ATGAAAggtgaacaaaaacaaataagtgaTGATGAATTAAAtac AACCGCAAGACCACCAAAAAAAACGAATGCAGAATTTCAAAAGGCACATAGGAAAcgccaaaaaattaagaaaattgaaaataaacgagAAAG AACCGCAAAACCACCAAATACGAATGCAGAGTTTCAAAAGGCATATAGGGAACgccaaaaaattaaggaaattgaaaataaacgagAAAG AACGGCAAAACCACCAAATACGAATGCAGAATTTCAAAAGGCATATAGGGAAcgccaaaaaattaagaaaattgaaaataaacgagAAAG AATCGCAAAACCACCAAATACGAATGCAGAATTTCAAAAGGCATATAGGGAACgccaaaaaattaaggaaattgaaaataaacgagAAAG AATCGCAAAACCACCAAATACGAATGCAGAATTTCAAAAGGCATATAGGGAACgccaaaaaattaaggaaattgaaaataaacgagAAAG AACCGCAAAACCACCAAATACGAATGCAGAATTTCAAAAGGCATATAGGGAACgccaaaaaattaaggaaattgaaaataaacgagAAAG AACCGCAAAACCACCAAATACGAATGCAGAATTTCAAAAGGCATATAGGGAACgccaaaaaattaaggaaattgaaaataaacgagAAAG AACCGCAAAACCACCAAATACGAATGCAGAATTTCAAAAGGCATATAGGGAACgccaaaaaattaaggaaattgaaaataaacgagAAAG AATCGCAAAACCACCAAATACGAATGCAGAATTTCAAAAGGCATATAGGGAACgccaaaaaattaaggaaattgaaaataaacgagAAAGGTACAATACAAAATTATCGATGTGTATGtaccagaggcctgcacgattaag AACCGCAAAACCACCAAATACGAATGCAGAATTTCAAAAGGCATATAGGGAACgccaaaaaattaaggaaattgaaaataaacgagAAAG AACCGCAAAACCACCAAATACGAATGCAGAATTTCAAAAGAAGGCATATAGGGGAcgccaaaaaattaagaataagaaaattgaaaataaacggGAAAG gatgcATGATACTGTTAATTTACCACCACAAATACAGCCATCTTCTCAAAGATCAGTCATAAATCTTTCATTCCAAGCTCCATACGAGCAACATACCGAATGTTCAAAGCCGAACGCCATTTTACAGCGTTTAATAAACATTCCTGGAGACggcaattgtttattttattctctCATTGAAGTTCTAAGGCTCAGAATAACACCATCGGAACTCAGAAAACAATTACTGGAATCTCGATATTTTCATATCTGCCAAAACCCAAATAATGCAAGATGTATACTTGTTAGTGAGTCCAAATATGGAGATTTAGATTGTATATCGATATTTTCAAGAGAATACAATCAGAATATTTGTGTGCATTTTCAATTCTTCGATACTAACACAAGTCAAGAAAAACTGTGGTTCTGTTATTTTATTGTGAATGATACACAAAACTTCATTCACCTCCATCTTCGCAATCAGCATTTTACTCCGTATATTGACGTACAggaaatgataataaacaacaGAATTA GTCCTTTAAACTTGGAAAATAATACAGCAGCCGAAGAAAATTCCGAAGCAAGTGGAATTGAATTTGATGACGAAAACGATATGATTGAGAtggaatttttagaaaatcatgTCACAATTCCAGTTTACACAAATTATTACCAACACAGCAGTAGTCATCTAGATTTTTTCACtagctttaaaaataatacttttgaaCATTCTTGTGCTGTCTGTGATAGGCTTTGGTGGATGGAAGATTTAAGTGAGACATCTAGTATACACaagaatattttacaaaaaatattgccg aaTTATGTGTGTGGTAGAAATGTTGACATTTGTTCAACGTGTAAAGCGGctttaaacaaagaaaaagtaCCTTCAATGGCGACATACAACGGGTTTTCATACCCAAAAATTCCATCCCATCTGCCAAAATTAAATCTAGTGGAACAACGCCTAATTTCACCGAGGATTCCCTTTATGCAAATACGAAGGCTTAGACATGTTCACGGTCAATACGGTATTTATGGTCAAATTATAAATGTTCCCATTGAAGTTAATACAATGGTAAGCCATTTGCCTAGAAATATTAACGATGACCATTGCGTTTATGTACacttaaagaagaaattaatatataaaagcaGTTATGTTCATGGCCTCATAAATCtaaatagtattaaaaaatgGTTGACTTATTTGGTAAAAACTCCGCTTTATATCTACCATAACATCACAATCGacaatacatttttaaacaataataataataacgaagCAGCTCCGGAATTAGTACTTGATGATGTCAGTGAGCATGTGCCGATTGAAGATAATCTCACAGCTCAACAACAAACTCTTATGTGGAATGAAGATTTACATTTGCATATGGCACCTGGAGAGAAGAGTATTCCTGTTAGCGTACTAATCGACGAACATGCCGAAGAGCTTTCATTTCCAACTATATACGGTGGTCAGTTTagaaactatagagaagatatACATGTAACTGAATTTATGCAAGCTACTAGTGAAATCCGGCGTACAGATCGACGTGCTACTGATCCACAGCATCTTTTATATTTAGCTGCGAAAATTATGAGACTACGAGTCAGTCAAAGCGTGAGAATTGCATTTAAACATGTTGGCTATgacaataaaataacaaaagagaATGTACAGTCTGAAGAATATATTAATAACTGTATTGAAAGTAACCTCGCTTTTCTTCGTTGTATTCCGAATTCAGCTTGGTTCTGGTCCGATCGAAAAAAAGATCTTTTCGCTATGATTCGACAATTAGGAGCACCAACTGTTTTTATGACTGTCAGTGCTAATGAAATGGGTTGGACCGATTTGCTTAAATTACTGtataaattaaagaataatGGAGCAGATATTTCCAATGAACTATTAGGGGAAATGAGTTATATTGATAAAGCAACTCTAGTTAATGAAGATGCTGTTACTTGTGCCgtatactttaacaaattaGTAGATTGCTTATTGAAGATTTTTCAATCTAAAAAAAGAAGTCCATTTGGTAAACATAGGGtaaataattactttaaaagAATCGAATTTCAACATCGCGGAAGTCCCCACGCTCACATTCTGTTATGGTTGGATAATATTCCGGGAGATTTATTAGATAACAACAAAGAATTCATTCAAATAATTGATGAATTAATTTCCGTATCAGAGCTAGAGGCGTCTGGAAATATAAAACTCCAAACCCATAAACACACTTATACgtgttataaaaaaatggacCCTAATAGAAAAGAAAACTGTCGATTTGGTGCACCTTTTATGCCATCTCGAAATACAATAACATTGTTACCTATGAAAGATACTGACCAAAatttttctgaagaaaaatttaaagaatataaaaatcacTATAAACTACTTCGTTCAAATTTAGAAAGTTTTGAATACACAGATTTTGATCATTTTTATATTGACAATCATATTGAATCCGATGAACATTATTACAACATCATTCGTGCCGGTATCAATCGACCAAGGTTATTCTATCGTCGAACACCATCAGAAAAGTGGTATAATTCTTTTAATCCATTTGTACTTCACCATTTAAAGTCTAATATGGATTTCCAAATGATACTAGATGAATATTCGTGTGCTGCTTACGTTGTTGAGTATGTTAACAAACACAACAGAGGTATCAGCGATCTACAACGACAAATACTTCAGGTTATGGACGAAAATCCAGAATTTGATCTTGTGGATATCACAAAGAAATTGAGTGTTGACGTTCTTCATGCTGTTGAAATGTCAGCACAAGAAGCTGCTTGGTATTTGCTACGACAACCTATGGCAAAATCATCGGTAGTGACTGTTTATATACCGACAATATATCCCACTGAACGTCACAGAATAAGGAAAACTATGAAAGAATTAGAGGCATTGCAGGATGATTGCACAAATATATGGAAAGAAAACTGGTTTGATAAGTATGAAAAAAGACCCGATGATTTGGACAACGTTACATTGGCACAGTTCGTAGCTAATTATTACATCAATAATAAAGGAGAATATGTAAAAAGGAAAATTCCAAAAGTGATCCGTTACCGTAATTATGATATGACTAATAACTTCAACGACTACAGAAGAGAAATGGTATTGCTGCATATTCcttttaaaagtgaaaataacgACGTTCTTgctgataataaatatatacaaatatttgaagatAACAAAGATTTAATCTTAAAACGCAGAAAAGAGTTTGAGTCCAACTTAGATATGGAAAAAACCCTTGAAATTTGTAGACAGTTGTGTAGAGAAAAAGAAGACGAAGATGCTGATGGTGAAGATGAACAAGAACATGCCAATATTGTCTTCGAAAATGATCCTTATGCATTGATAGCGCAATATCCGGATTCTACAATCAATGCTGATTTGCAAAATGCAGCACTTAGCAAACTTGGTGCTGTTGCAAAACAAAGAGAAAACTTGATGGACACTCAACACTTCTGCGAATTGATGAGATCggcaaatacaaaacaaaaagatcTATTAATGAACATTATTCATCATTTGCTAACTCCAAATCAAGTGCcgtttcaaattttcttcactGGTCCAGCTGGTAGTGGTAAGACTTTTGTCATTAAACTTATAATGGAAATTTACAACAGATTTACTGACAATGATGGTTACTGCAATGCTTACATAACTTGCGCTTCAACTGGCAAAGCTGCTGTGGCAATTAATGGTACAACAGTTCATACAGCTCTTAAAATTCCAATTTCCAAAATGTTACCTTTATCATTTGAAACATTACATTTGTACAGATCACTTTTTAGATATGTTAAAGTATTAATCATCGATGAAGTAAGCATGATTAGTGCAGAGCTATTAGGCAAAATTGACATGCGTTTAAAACAGATTACCGGAAGAGGTAAAGCTGACTTTGGTGGCATAGATGTGATTTTAATTGGAGATTTACGGCAAGCACCACCAGTAAGGGCAACAGCCATATATAAGCcagttaaaacaaatatttttggaccTTATTTGTGGAGaacattaaaatattatcaaCTGACTGAAGTAGTGAGACAGACTAATGTTCAATTTTCGAATATTCTAACTAAGATAGGCAACGGAGATCCATTGGATGAGGATGAATTTCAAATTATTGAATCCAGATTTTTTACCAAAGAAGATGCCGAAAGATTGTGTCCTCATGGAGTTCGTTTGTTTCATGAAAACGTTCGTGTTGACGCTTACAACAATtatgttttgcaaaaatttgaagaaaaagtaatTTCGACAGCTGACGATGTGATCATTGGTTCAAAAAGTCGTGAACAAGAGACAAATTGTCGTCAGAAACTGCATAAAAAGAATCTCAATGAAGTTGGTGGGTTACCGTATCAAATTACTTTTGTTAAATCTATGTATTACCTTATTACCAAGAATTTCAGAGATTGTCGCTAA
- the LOC105232370 gene encoding uncharacterized protein LOC105232370 isoform X12 yields MKGEQKQISDDELNTTARPPKKTNAEFQKAHRKRQKIKKIENKRERTAKPPNTNAEFQKAYRERQKIKEIENKRERTAKPPNTNAEFQKAYRERQKIKKIENKRERIAKPPNTNAEFQKAYRERQKIKEIENKRERIAKPPNTNAEFQKAYRERQKIKEIENKRERTAKPPNTNAEFQKAYRERQKIKEIENKRERTAKPPNTNAEFQKAYRERQKIKEIENKRERIAKPPNTNAEFQKAYRERQKIKEIENKRERTAKPPNTNAEFQKAYRERQKIKEIENKRERTAKPPNTNAEFQKKAYRGRQKIKNKKIENKRERMHDTVNLPPQIQPSSQRSVINLSFQAPYEQHTECSKPNAILQRLINIPGDGNCLFYSLIEVLRLRITPSELRKQLLESRYFHICQNPNNARCILVSESKYGDLDCISIFSREYNQNICVHFQFFDTNTSQEKLWFCYFIVNDTQNFIHLHLRNQHFTPYIDVQEMIINNRISPLNLENNTAAEENSEASGIEFDDENDMIEMEFLENHVTIPVYTNYYQHSSSHLDFFTSFKNNTFEHSCAVCDRLWWMEDLSETSSIHKNILQKILPNYVCGRNVDICSTCKAALNKEKVPSMATYNGFSYPKIPSHLPKLNLVEQRLISPRIPFMQIRRLRHVHGQYGIYGQIINVPIEVNTMVSHLPRNINDDHCVYVHLKKKLIYKSSYVHGLINLNSIKKWLTYLVKTPLYIYHNITIDNTFLNNNNNNEAAPELVLDDVSEHVPIEDNLTAQQQTLMWNEDLHLHMAPGEKSIPVSVLIDEHAEELSFPTIYGGQFRNYREDIHVTEFMQATSEIRRTDRRATDPQHLLYLAAKIMRLRVSQSVRIAFKHVGYDNKITKENVQSEEYINNCIESNLAFLRCIPNSAWFWSDRKKDLFAMIRQLGAPTVFMTVSANEMGWTDLLKLLYKLKNNGADISNELLGEMSYIDKATLVNEDAVTCAVYFNKLVDCLLKIFQSKKRSPFGKHRVNNYFKRIEFQHRGSPHAHILLWLDNIPGDLLDNNKEFIQIIDELISVSELEASGNIKLQTHKHTYTCYKKMDPNRKENCRFGAPFMPSRNTITLLPMKDTDQNFSEEKFKEYKNHYKLLRSNLESFEYTDFDHFYIDNHIESDEHYYNIIRAGINRPRLFYRRTPSEKWYNSFNPFVLHHLKSNMDFQMILDEYSCAAYVVEYVNKHNRGISDLQRQILQVMDENPEFDLVDITKKLSVDVLHAVEMSAQEAAWYLLRQPMAKSSVVTVYIPTIYPTERHRIRKTMKELEALQDDCTNIWKENWFDKYEKRPDDLDNVTLAQFVANYYINNKGEYVKRKIPKVIRYRNYDMTNNFNDYRREMVLLHIPFKSENNDVLADNKYIQIFEDNKDLILKRRKEFESNLDMEKTLEICRQLCREKEDEDADGEDEQEHANIVFENDPYALIAQYPDSTINADLQNAALSKLGAVAKQRENLMDTQHFCELMRSANTKQKDLLMNIIHHLLTPNQVPFQIFFTGPAGSGKTFVIKLIMEIYNRFTDNDGYCNAYITCASTGKAAVAINGTTVHTALKIPISKMLPLSFETLHLYRSLFRYVKVLIIDEVSMISAELLGKIDMRLKQITGRGKADFGGIDVILIGDLRQAPPVRATAIYKPVKTNIFGPYLWRTLKYYQLTEVVRQTNVQFSNILTKIGNGDPLDEDEFQIIESRFFTKEDAERLCPHGVRLFHENVRVDAYNNYVLQKFEEKVISTADDVIIGSKSREQETNCRQKLHKKNLNEVGGLPYQITFVKSMYYLITKNFRDCR; encoded by the exons ATGAAAggtgaacaaaaacaaataagtgaTGATGAATTAAAtac AACCGCAAGACCACCAAAAAAAACGAATGCAGAATTTCAAAAGGCACATAGGAAAcgccaaaaaattaagaaaattgaaaataaacgagAAAG AACCGCAAAACCACCAAATACGAATGCAGAGTTTCAAAAGGCATATAGGGAACgccaaaaaattaaggaaattgaaaataaacgagAAAG AACGGCAAAACCACCAAATACGAATGCAGAATTTCAAAAGGCATATAGGGAAcgccaaaaaattaagaaaattgaaaataaacgagAAAG AATCGCAAAACCACCAAATACGAATGCAGAATTTCAAAAGGCATATAGGGAACgccaaaaaattaaggaaattgaaaataaacgagAAAG AATCGCAAAACCACCAAATACGAATGCAGAATTTCAAAAGGCATATAGGGAACgccaaaaaattaaggaaattgaaaataaacgagAAAG AACCGCAAAACCACCAAATACGAATGCAGAATTTCAAAAGGCATATAGGGAACgccaaaaaattaaggaaattgaaaataaacgagAAAG AACCGCAAAACCACCAAATACGAATGCAGAATTTCAAAAGGCATATAGGGAACgccaaaaaattaaggaaattgaaaataaacgagAAAG AATCGCAAAACCACCAAATACGAATGCAGAATTTCAAAAGGCATATAGGGAACgccaaaaaattaaggaaattgaaaataaacgagAAAG AACCGCAAAACCACCAAATACGAATGCAGAATTTCAAAAGGCATATAGGGAACgccaaaaaattaaggaaattgaaaataaacgagAAAG AACCGCAAAACCACCAAATACGAATGCAGAATTTCAAAAGAAGGCATATAGGGGAcgccaaaaaattaagaataagaaaattgaaaataaacggGAAAG gatgcATGATACTGTTAATTTACCACCACAAATACAGCCATCTTCTCAAAGATCAGTCATAAATCTTTCATTCCAAGCTCCATACGAGCAACATACCGAATGTTCAAAGCCGAACGCCATTTTACAGCGTTTAATAAACATTCCTGGAGACggcaattgtttattttattctctCATTGAAGTTCTAAGGCTCAGAATAACACCATCGGAACTCAGAAAACAATTACTGGAATCTCGATATTTTCATATCTGCCAAAACCCAAATAATGCAAGATGTATACTTGTTAGTGAGTCCAAATATGGAGATTTAGATTGTATATCGATATTTTCAAGAGAATACAATCAGAATATTTGTGTGCATTTTCAATTCTTCGATACTAACACAAGTCAAGAAAAACTGTGGTTCTGTTATTTTATTGTGAATGATACACAAAACTTCATTCACCTCCATCTTCGCAATCAGCATTTTACTCCGTATATTGACGTACAggaaatgataataaacaacaGAATTA GTCCTTTAAACTTGGAAAATAATACAGCAGCCGAAGAAAATTCCGAAGCAAGTGGAATTGAATTTGATGACGAAAACGATATGATTGAGAtggaatttttagaaaatcatgTCACAATTCCAGTTTACACAAATTATTACCAACACAGCAGTAGTCATCTAGATTTTTTCACtagctttaaaaataatacttttgaaCATTCTTGTGCTGTCTGTGATAGGCTTTGGTGGATGGAAGATTTAAGTGAGACATCTAGTATACACaagaatattttacaaaaaatattgccg aaTTATGTGTGTGGTAGAAATGTTGACATTTGTTCAACGTGTAAAGCGGctttaaacaaagaaaaagtaCCTTCAATGGCGACATACAACGGGTTTTCATACCCAAAAATTCCATCCCATCTGCCAAAATTAAATCTAGTGGAACAACGCCTAATTTCACCGAGGATTCCCTTTATGCAAATACGAAGGCTTAGACATGTTCACGGTCAATACGGTATTTATGGTCAAATTATAAATGTTCCCATTGAAGTTAATACAATGGTAAGCCATTTGCCTAGAAATATTAACGATGACCATTGCGTTTATGTACacttaaagaagaaattaatatataaaagcaGTTATGTTCATGGCCTCATAAATCtaaatagtattaaaaaatgGTTGACTTATTTGGTAAAAACTCCGCTTTATATCTACCATAACATCACAATCGacaatacatttttaaacaataataataataacgaagCAGCTCCGGAATTAGTACTTGATGATGTCAGTGAGCATGTGCCGATTGAAGATAATCTCACAGCTCAACAACAAACTCTTATGTGGAATGAAGATTTACATTTGCATATGGCACCTGGAGAGAAGAGTATTCCTGTTAGCGTACTAATCGACGAACATGCCGAAGAGCTTTCATTTCCAACTATATACGGTGGTCAGTTTagaaactatagagaagatatACATGTAACTGAATTTATGCAAGCTACTAGTGAAATCCGGCGTACAGATCGACGTGCTACTGATCCACAGCATCTTTTATATTTAGCTGCGAAAATTATGAGACTACGAGTCAGTCAAAGCGTGAGAATTGCATTTAAACATGTTGGCTATgacaataaaataacaaaagagaATGTACAGTCTGAAGAATATATTAATAACTGTATTGAAAGTAACCTCGCTTTTCTTCGTTGTATTCCGAATTCAGCTTGGTTCTGGTCCGATCGAAAAAAAGATCTTTTCGCTATGATTCGACAATTAGGAGCACCAACTGTTTTTATGACTGTCAGTGCTAATGAAATGGGTTGGACCGATTTGCTTAAATTACTGtataaattaaagaataatGGAGCAGATATTTCCAATGAACTATTAGGGGAAATGAGTTATATTGATAAAGCAACTCTAGTTAATGAAGATGCTGTTACTTGTGCCgtatactttaacaaattaGTAGATTGCTTATTGAAGATTTTTCAATCTAAAAAAAGAAGTCCATTTGGTAAACATAGGGtaaataattactttaaaagAATCGAATTTCAACATCGCGGAAGTCCCCACGCTCACATTCTGTTATGGTTGGATAATATTCCGGGAGATTTATTAGATAACAACAAAGAATTCATTCAAATAATTGATGAATTAATTTCCGTATCAGAGCTAGAGGCGTCTGGAAATATAAAACTCCAAACCCATAAACACACTTATACgtgttataaaaaaatggacCCTAATAGAAAAGAAAACTGTCGATTTGGTGCACCTTTTATGCCATCTCGAAATACAATAACATTGTTACCTATGAAAGATACTGACCAAAatttttctgaagaaaaatttaaagaatataaaaatcacTATAAACTACTTCGTTCAAATTTAGAAAGTTTTGAATACACAGATTTTGATCATTTTTATATTGACAATCATATTGAATCCGATGAACATTATTACAACATCATTCGTGCCGGTATCAATCGACCAAGGTTATTCTATCGTCGAACACCATCAGAAAAGTGGTATAATTCTTTTAATCCATTTGTACTTCACCATTTAAAGTCTAATATGGATTTCCAAATGATACTAGATGAATATTCGTGTGCTGCTTACGTTGTTGAGTATGTTAACAAACACAACAGAGGTATCAGCGATCTACAACGACAAATACTTCAGGTTATGGACGAAAATCCAGAATTTGATCTTGTGGATATCACAAAGAAATTGAGTGTTGACGTTCTTCATGCTGTTGAAATGTCAGCACAAGAAGCTGCTTGGTATTTGCTACGACAACCTATGGCAAAATCATCGGTAGTGACTGTTTATATACCGACAATATATCCCACTGAACGTCACAGAATAAGGAAAACTATGAAAGAATTAGAGGCATTGCAGGATGATTGCACAAATATATGGAAAGAAAACTGGTTTGATAAGTATGAAAAAAGACCCGATGATTTGGACAACGTTACATTGGCACAGTTCGTAGCTAATTATTACATCAATAATAAAGGAGAATATGTAAAAAGGAAAATTCCAAAAGTGATCCGTTACCGTAATTATGATATGACTAATAACTTCAACGACTACAGAAGAGAAATGGTATTGCTGCATATTCcttttaaaagtgaaaataacgACGTTCTTgctgataataaatatatacaaatatttgaagatAACAAAGATTTAATCTTAAAACGCAGAAAAGAGTTTGAGTCCAACTTAGATATGGAAAAAACCCTTGAAATTTGTAGACAGTTGTGTAGAGAAAAAGAAGACGAAGATGCTGATGGTGAAGATGAACAAGAACATGCCAATATTGTCTTCGAAAATGATCCTTATGCATTGATAGCGCAATATCCGGATTCTACAATCAATGCTGATTTGCAAAATGCAGCACTTAGCAAACTTGGTGCTGTTGCAAAACAAAGAGAAAACTTGATGGACACTCAACACTTCTGCGAATTGATGAGATCggcaaatacaaaacaaaaagatcTATTAATGAACATTATTCATCATTTGCTAACTCCAAATCAAGTGCcgtttcaaattttcttcactGGTCCAGCTGGTAGTGGTAAGACTTTTGTCATTAAACTTATAATGGAAATTTACAACAGATTTACTGACAATGATGGTTACTGCAATGCTTACATAACTTGCGCTTCAACTGGCAAAGCTGCTGTGGCAATTAATGGTACAACAGTTCATACAGCTCTTAAAATTCCAATTTCCAAAATGTTACCTTTATCATTTGAAACATTACATTTGTACAGATCACTTTTTAGATATGTTAAAGTATTAATCATCGATGAAGTAAGCATGATTAGTGCAGAGCTATTAGGCAAAATTGACATGCGTTTAAAACAGATTACCGGAAGAGGTAAAGCTGACTTTGGTGGCATAGATGTGATTTTAATTGGAGATTTACGGCAAGCACCACCAGTAAGGGCAACAGCCATATATAAGCcagttaaaacaaatatttttggaccTTATTTGTGGAGaacattaaaatattatcaaCTGACTGAAGTAGTGAGACAGACTAATGTTCAATTTTCGAATATTCTAACTAAGATAGGCAACGGAGATCCATTGGATGAGGATGAATTTCAAATTATTGAATCCAGATTTTTTACCAAAGAAGATGCCGAAAGATTGTGTCCTCATGGAGTTCGTTTGTTTCATGAAAACGTTCGTGTTGACGCTTACAACAATtatgttttgcaaaaatttgaagaaaaagtaatTTCGACAGCTGACGATGTGATCATTGGTTCAAAAAGTCGTGAACAAGAGACAAATTGTCGTCAGAAACTGCATAAAAAGAATCTCAATGAAGTTGGTGGGTTACCGTATCAAATTACTTTTGTTAAATCTATGTATTACCTTATTACCAAGAATTTCAGAGATTGTCGCTAA